A DNA window from Planctomycetota bacterium contains the following coding sequences:
- a CDS encoding ribosomal protein L7/L12, with amino-acid sequence MVNPPTPRELSGDQLSAIKDDLFHGKKIAAIKKHREATGSNLKDAKMFVDQLESELRAASPELFVVQPASAGCGAFIISIFVIAAVVMVVLWLLKK; translated from the coding sequence GTGGTCAACCCCCCGACACCGCGCGAACTCTCCGGCGACCAATTGTCTGCAATCAAGGACGACCTTTTTCACGGGAAAAAGATCGCCGCCATCAAGAAGCACCGCGAGGCCACGGGCTCAAATCTGAAGGATGCGAAGATGTTCGTCGACCAGCTCGAGAGCGAGCTCCGCGCAGCGAGCCCCGAACTGTTTGTGGTCCAGCCCGCCAGCGCGGGATGTGGAGCCTTCATCATTTCGATCTTCGTGATCGCCGCGGTCGTGATGGTCGTTCTCTGGTTGCTCAAGAAGTAG
- a CDS encoding ATP-dependent Clp protease proteolytic subunit produces MLKLDQRTATLFLSMALLATASCVVAQSTAPDAATKSTDKGAAAKKSSDDTNTTVKVFTEKSNEPKPGDDPQQKLLKELRTEAEIRDQQLLAQLAALKAENDQLKLANDVNQQKQVKALQQLQAEKAQLEAALALLNAKENTAAAPEKAQLEALQRSQKLREAQLNNELAGLSSEQERLKQVREVDTAKLQAELASGKAELERAKLTEDLLDMKSKSKIAGLKREQEVLAAENLLAAEKRKAEQSKIQDDQVRAAALAQTTTAKLLNRDSEDKWRDGVNAPVEYTDEPFKDGVLTVSDRKIELDGPIVSGTADHVCDRIDFFNNQDRTKPIFVVINNSPGGSVMEGYRILKAIQTSDAPVHVVVKSFAASMAATIATLAPHSYAYPNAIILHHQMSSTASGNMTNIEQEVATMKEWERRLADPIAKKMGITLEEFKAKMYAAKKSGDWDEFADRALELKWIDHIVNEIREEGIRKKPAERQMPSWFYLMKKDAQGKPYVELPPLAPYDCYFMINPRNFYRVEGR; encoded by the coding sequence ATGTTGAAACTCGACCAGCGCACCGCCACCCTCTTCCTCTCGATGGCCCTCCTTGCGACCGCTTCCTGCGTCGTCGCCCAATCCACGGCTCCCGACGCGGCGACGAAATCCACGGACAAGGGTGCGGCCGCCAAGAAGTCCTCCGACGACACCAACACCACCGTCAAGGTCTTCACCGAGAAGAGCAATGAACCGAAGCCCGGCGACGATCCGCAGCAGAAATTGCTGAAGGAGCTCCGCACCGAGGCGGAGATCCGCGACCAGCAGCTGCTGGCCCAACTGGCCGCGCTGAAAGCCGAGAACGACCAGTTGAAACTTGCCAACGACGTGAACCAGCAGAAGCAGGTCAAGGCCCTGCAGCAACTGCAGGCCGAGAAGGCGCAGCTGGAGGCGGCCCTGGCCCTGCTCAACGCCAAGGAGAACACCGCGGCGGCTCCGGAAAAGGCCCAGCTTGAAGCCCTGCAGCGCAGCCAGAAATTGCGCGAGGCGCAGCTCAACAATGAGCTCGCCGGACTCTCCTCCGAGCAGGAGCGCCTCAAGCAGGTCCGCGAGGTGGACACTGCCAAGCTGCAGGCCGAGCTCGCTTCCGGCAAGGCCGAACTCGAGCGTGCCAAGTTGACCGAGGACCTGCTCGACATGAAGAGCAAGTCCAAGATCGCCGGCTTGAAGCGCGAGCAGGAGGTGCTCGCCGCGGAAAATCTGCTCGCCGCCGAAAAGCGCAAGGCCGAGCAATCCAAGATCCAGGACGACCAGGTCCGCGCCGCCGCCCTCGCCCAAACCACCACCGCGAAGCTGCTCAATCGCGACTCCGAGGACAAGTGGCGCGACGGCGTGAACGCCCCGGTGGAGTACACCGACGAGCCCTTCAAGGATGGCGTGCTCACCGTCAGCGACCGCAAGATCGAGCTCGACGGCCCCATCGTCTCGGGCACCGCCGACCATGTCTGCGACCGCATCGATTTCTTCAACAACCAGGACCGCACCAAGCCGATCTTCGTGGTCATCAACAATTCGCCGGGCGGCAGCGTGATGGAGGGCTACCGCATTCTCAAGGCGATCCAGACCAGCGACGCGCCGGTGCATGTGGTCGTGAAAAGTTTTGCGGCGTCCATGGCGGCCACCATCGCCACGCTGGCGCCGCACAGCTACGCCTATCCCAACGCGATCATCCTGCATCACCAGATGTCCAGCACCGCATCCGGCAACATGACCAACATCGAGCAGGAAGTGGCCACCATGAAGGAGTGGGAGCGGCGCCTCGCCGACCCGATCGCCAAGAAGATGGGCATCACCCTCGAGGAGTTCAAGGCCAAGATGTACGCCGCCAAGAAGAGCGGCGACTGGGATGAGTTCGCCGATCGTGCCCTCGAGCTGAAGTGGATCGACCACATCGTCAACGAGATCCGCGAGGAGGGCATCCGCAAGAAGCCCGCCGAGCGCCAGATGCCCTCGTGGTTCTACCTGATGAAGAAGGACGCACAGGGCAAGCCCTACGTCGAGCTGCCGCCGCTGGCCCCGTACGACTGCTACTTCATGATTAATCCGCGCAACTTCTACCGCGTCGAGGGCCGCTGA
- a CDS encoding acyltransferase, protein MQPTLTSEAAPAAGHRAHILPLDGLRGIAILMVMFFHQADLLTKSTQEHGGPLLDLVYARICRAGWVGVDLFFVLSGFLITGILLDTKSRARYFRNFYIRRTLRIFPLYYAVLLALVVILPMLPHSGSGPLAHAITEYAEVRPHQWWFWTYMSNFYFALHGWMGHAIPDVLWSLAIEEQFYLVWPLLVLWIAREHLAKACLAIIAGSLIFRCVLVGYGVDPIAIYVLTPSRLDALATGGLLAAVIRSEGGFATIFKPASWVLAIAGVALVGLFIYRGHLSEYDVLMQTGGLTVIALFFGALLVRAVGAGAGSRTNRFFTCHILRMFGKYAYALYLFHLSVQSVIKVFFRPDRLPQIAGSEMLGQVAFQLLTTAATLALAIASWHLFEKHFLKLKYRLAPE, encoded by the coding sequence TTGCAGCCCACTCTGACATCTGAAGCGGCGCCCGCGGCCGGGCACCGCGCCCACATCCTGCCCCTGGACGGACTTCGCGGCATCGCGATCCTGATGGTGATGTTCTTCCACCAGGCGGACTTGCTCACGAAATCAACGCAGGAGCATGGCGGCCCGCTGCTCGACCTGGTCTACGCGCGGATTTGCCGCGCCGGGTGGGTGGGCGTCGACCTCTTCTTCGTGCTTTCGGGCTTTCTCATCACCGGCATCCTGCTCGACACCAAGTCCCGCGCCCGCTACTTCCGCAACTTCTACATCCGTCGCACGCTGCGTATTTTCCCGCTCTACTACGCGGTGCTCTTGGCGCTGGTCGTGATCCTTCCCATGCTGCCGCACTCCGGCAGCGGCCCGCTCGCCCACGCCATCACTGAATACGCGGAGGTCCGTCCTCATCAATGGTGGTTCTGGACCTACATGAGCAACTTCTATTTCGCTCTGCACGGCTGGATGGGGCACGCCATTCCCGATGTGCTCTGGTCGCTGGCCATCGAGGAGCAGTTCTATCTGGTGTGGCCACTGCTGGTGCTCTGGATCGCGCGTGAGCATCTCGCCAAGGCCTGCCTCGCGATCATCGCGGGGTCGCTCATCTTTCGATGCGTGCTGGTCGGCTATGGCGTGGACCCGATCGCGATCTATGTGCTGACGCCCTCGCGGCTCGACGCGCTGGCCACCGGCGGATTGCTGGCAGCGGTCATCCGAAGCGAAGGGGGGTTCGCGACGATCTTCAAACCCGCGAGTTGGGTTCTCGCCATAGCGGGCGTTGCTCTCGTTGGCCTCTTCATCTACCGCGGCCATCTGAGCGAGTACGACGTGCTCATGCAGACCGGCGGCCTGACAGTGATCGCGCTTTTCTTCGGGGCACTCCTCGTGCGGGCCGTCGGCGCGGGTGCCGGTTCAAGGACCAATCGCTTCTTCACTTGCCACATTCTTCGAATGTTCGGCAAGTACGCCTATGCCCTTTACCTCTTCCACTTGAGCGTGCAGTCGGTGATCAAGGTCTTCTTTCGGCCGGACCGGCTGCCTCAGATCGCCGGGAGCGAAATGCTTGGCCAAGTCGCCTTTCAGCTCCTGACCACGGCCGCGACGTTGGCCCTCGCCATTGCCAGTTGGCACCTCTTTGAGAAGCACTTCCTCAAGCTCAAGTACCGCTTGGCACCGGAGTAG
- a CDS encoding CHRD domain-containing protein: MKNFLTLGSVAAIALAASAAQGAIISYAASLSGPAESPPNGSPGTGFATFDYDTTAHTLHMIVDFGGLVGTTTASHIHAATAVAGAGTAGVATTTPTFAGFPLGVTAGHYDVTLSMLSAASYNPSYVTAHGGTPASAEVDLMAAIASGKAYLNIHTTAFPGGEIRGFLFLVPAPGVAAVAGLCGLMTGRRRR; encoded by the coding sequence ATGAAGAATTTCCTGACACTCGGATCTGTGGCGGCAATTGCCTTGGCTGCGTCAGCGGCTCAAGGAGCGATCATCAGCTACGCAGCTTCCTTGAGTGGTCCTGCCGAGTCTCCGCCAAACGGTTCCCCGGGAACTGGTTTCGCGACCTTCGACTACGACACCACGGCCCACACATTGCACATGATTGTGGACTTTGGTGGACTTGTCGGCACCACGACCGCATCCCACATCCACGCCGCAACGGCAGTTGCCGGTGCTGGAACGGCTGGCGTGGCCACGACAACTCCGACCTTCGCTGGTTTCCCGCTCGGGGTTACCGCGGGTCACTATGACGTCACCCTCTCCATGTTGTCAGCGGCGAGTTACAACCCGTCCTATGTCACCGCTCACGGCGGTACGCCAGCGTCGGCTGAAGTCGACCTCATGGCAGCGATTGCTTCAGGCAAGGCCTACCTGAACATTCACACGACGGCATTCCCGGGTGGTGAAATCCGTGGATTCCTCTTCCTGGTTCCCGCCCCCGGCGTGGCTGCTGTTGCTGGCCTTTGCGGCCTGATGACCGGACGCCGTCGCCGCTGA
- a CDS encoding glycosyltransferase family 39 protein produces MATLLQDGIAGAMPQKHSSSTRYSRMVAGYLLIYIIAWTTATSLFDPAVPYDAIEALSWGSNAEFGSPKNPYMVGAVMAVGKILAPIIPLNVYWYLSHFVGVSMGMLGVWLLSRRLFGDNEIALLAFMSLNLSSAVNFDTIPYNDNYLLITLWPYIFLFFVKAIFDRPGYWFALAIAAGLAAMSKYSSFVFLPFMFLYTLWSPVARRAYRAPWIYLAILLYLLILAPNALWLSQHDYAAFHWVHSEIDRGLNRDAVMAMLAVFYPALVLLALLLTRGGAFRWPNTQERLAVPLVFLPPVVLIVVYFTLHSGARPTEWLQPFAMLTPVVLFSCLDLDKVKTLRHVSIFFAGIAFVFCVVYTLILQQDIRGAGTKFKYIKNLGAEVNAIWRAKYHTPLKYVGGSHFSQWMTFYAPDHPRTTTPWSNEQKPNVYNAQLSVDDVLAHGALFVSDPGGACDQNNFEGAMANLPGVVIVDKQTFSFRDEKGELVTLCLGFAAPRAVSSPTQ; encoded by the coding sequence GTGGCCACGCTCCTTCAGGATGGAATTGCCGGGGCCATGCCGCAGAAACACAGCTCGTCGACTCGCTATTCCAGGATGGTCGCGGGCTATCTGCTGATCTACATCATCGCGTGGACCACGGCGACATCCCTTTTCGATCCGGCGGTTCCCTATGACGCCATCGAGGCCCTGAGCTGGGGAAGCAACGCCGAATTCGGCTCGCCGAAAAATCCCTACATGGTGGGAGCAGTCATGGCCGTGGGCAAAATCCTCGCACCGATCATCCCTCTGAACGTCTATTGGTACCTCTCCCACTTCGTCGGCGTCTCGATGGGCATGCTTGGAGTGTGGCTGCTCAGCCGGCGTCTCTTTGGCGACAACGAAATCGCCCTGCTTGCGTTCATGAGCCTGAATCTCAGCTCGGCCGTCAACTTCGACACCATTCCCTACAACGACAACTATCTGCTGATCACGCTCTGGCCCTACATCTTCCTGTTCTTCGTCAAGGCCATTTTCGACCGACCTGGTTACTGGTTTGCGCTTGCCATCGCCGCCGGCCTGGCAGCGATGTCCAAGTATTCGTCGTTCGTCTTTCTGCCCTTCATGTTCCTCTACACGCTGTGGTCGCCGGTGGCGCGACGGGCCTATCGGGCACCCTGGATTTACCTGGCGATCCTTCTCTATCTGCTTATCTTGGCGCCGAACGCCCTCTGGCTTTCGCAGCACGACTACGCAGCGTTCCATTGGGTTCATTCGGAAATCGACCGAGGGCTCAACCGCGATGCGGTGATGGCCATGCTCGCCGTGTTCTATCCCGCGCTCGTGTTGCTCGCCCTGCTCCTGACCCGCGGAGGGGCGTTCCGATGGCCGAACACGCAGGAGCGACTGGCGGTGCCGTTGGTGTTCCTGCCACCCGTCGTGTTGATCGTTGTCTACTTCACGCTGCACAGCGGGGCCCGTCCCACCGAATGGCTGCAGCCCTTCGCCATGCTGACGCCGGTCGTTCTTTTCTCGTGCCTCGACCTGGACAAGGTCAAGACTTTGCGGCACGTCTCGATTTTCTTCGCGGGGATCGCCTTCGTCTTTTGCGTGGTCTACACCCTGATCCTGCAGCAGGACATCCGCGGCGCGGGGACCAAGTTCAAGTACATCAAGAACCTTGGCGCCGAGGTCAACGCCATTTGGCGGGCCAAGTACCACACGCCCTTGAAATATGTCGGCGGGAGCCATTTCTCACAGTGGATGACCTTCTACGCGCCCGATCATCCACGGACCACCACGCCTTGGTCCAACGAGCAAAAGCCCAATGTCTACAACGCCCAACTCTCAGTCGACGATGTGCTTGCCCATGGAGCCCTGTTTGTCAGCGATCCGGGCGGCGCCTGCGATCAAAACAATTTTGAGGGCGCCATGGCCAATCTTCCCGGCGTCGTCATCGTCGACAAGCAGACGTTTTCCTTCCGTGACGAGAAGGGCGAGCTCGTCACGCTCTGTCTCGGGTTCGCCGCCCCGCGCGCCGTGAGTTCGCCAACACAATAA
- a CDS encoding acetate--CoA ligase family protein — protein sequence MARIHEYQGKAILSKQGFQIPRGTAATTAEHAEQIAKDLIGKTGGDVVVKIQAWTTGRAGIGGVAFAKSSEEAGTHAVRMLSMKVGQFPVEAVLVEEKLDIEREFFLSLAIDDASRAPVIIFAAGGGSGIEERAASTRRIPCDVKRGPLEAATREAAGSCGLSPAHATRLAEMIHALFIAAQSVEARSLEINPLVLTRDGRFVAADCRMTIDDYAVVRHPELGIEIAREFDHPPTALERVAYAAEQNDHRGTFYFAQLATAASKDSKGLVGFHGAGGGGSMMSMDAIVNAGFTIANFTDTSGNPSATKVYRASRIILAQPDIVGYFGSGSGVASQEQFWSAYGLAKAFWELDLNIPAVIRLGGNTEDRAVDILRRMSGLLRAPVEGYRKTDAPAMIAERFAKLVADSGGVKWKPRAPRVPKFVEDPSAMQLPVKSGRVWIDATRWAQIRRAVETHSGGLIVDRGGAPSASLPLEEFASKDSELLACDVECRLAGVEGFHLELDIPGLEELVGCKSTAGSPVAVGGVR from the coding sequence ATGGCGCGAATTCACGAATATCAAGGCAAAGCAATCCTCTCCAAACAGGGGTTCCAGATTCCCCGCGGCACCGCCGCCACGACCGCGGAACATGCTGAACAAATTGCCAAGGATTTGATTGGAAAAACCGGGGGTGACGTGGTCGTCAAGATTCAGGCCTGGACCACGGGGCGCGCCGGCATTGGCGGCGTGGCATTCGCCAAAAGCAGCGAGGAGGCCGGGACTCATGCGGTCCGAATGTTGTCCATGAAGGTTGGGCAATTCCCGGTTGAGGCGGTGCTGGTCGAGGAAAAGTTGGACATCGAAAGGGAGTTTTTCCTGTCGCTGGCCATCGATGACGCCTCCCGAGCGCCGGTGATCATTTTCGCGGCCGGGGGCGGCAGCGGAATCGAGGAACGGGCCGCGTCGACGCGGCGGATTCCCTGCGATGTGAAACGTGGACCCCTTGAAGCGGCGACCCGTGAAGCCGCGGGTTCGTGTGGTCTTTCTCCTGCCCATGCGACCCGGCTTGCCGAAATGATTCATGCCCTGTTCATCGCCGCTCAAAGCGTCGAGGCCCGGTCGCTTGAGATCAATCCGTTGGTGCTGACCCGGGATGGCCGATTCGTCGCCGCCGACTGCCGAATGACGATCGATGATTACGCGGTGGTGCGTCACCCCGAACTGGGAATTGAGATCGCGAGGGAGTTCGATCATCCGCCCACGGCGCTTGAACGAGTGGCCTACGCCGCCGAACAGAATGATCATCGCGGAACGTTCTATTTCGCCCAGCTCGCCACTGCGGCTTCCAAGGATTCCAAGGGGCTTGTGGGATTTCACGGCGCCGGCGGCGGCGGATCGATGATGTCGATGGACGCCATCGTGAACGCGGGATTCACCATTGCCAATTTCACCGACACCAGCGGCAACCCCTCCGCGACCAAGGTGTACCGGGCGAGCCGGATCATTCTGGCCCAGCCCGACATCGTGGGCTATTTCGGCTCCGGCTCCGGAGTGGCGAGCCAGGAACAATTTTGGTCGGCCTACGGATTGGCCAAGGCTTTCTGGGAGCTCGATCTGAACATTCCCGCAGTGATCCGGCTGGGAGGCAACACGGAGGATCGCGCCGTGGACATTCTGCGGCGAATGTCCGGGCTGCTTCGTGCGCCGGTCGAGGGCTATCGCAAGACCGACGCACCGGCCATGATTGCCGAGCGATTCGCGAAGCTCGTCGCGGATTCAGGCGGTGTGAAGTGGAAGCCGCGTGCCCCTCGCGTTCCGAAATTCGTGGAGGATCCGTCGGCCATGCAACTTCCGGTGAAAAGTGGCCGCGTGTGGATTGACGCCACTCGTTGGGCGCAGATTCGCCGCGCCGTGGAAACGCACTCGGGTGGCTTGATCGTGGATCGCGGCGGCGCACCGTCGGCCTCGCTGCCCCTTGAGGAGTTTGCCAGCAAGGATTCCGAGTTGCTCGCCTGCGACGTGGAGTGCCGGCTCGCGGGAGTTGAAGGCTTTCATCTTGAGCTGGACATTCCCGGGCTTGAAGAACTGGTGGGATGCAAGTCGACGGCGGGCTCGCCGGTCGCCGTGGGGGGAGTCCGCTGA